The following are from one region of the Advenella mimigardefordensis DPN7 genome:
- the lgt gene encoding prolipoprotein diacylglyceryl transferase: MIAYPQFNPIALEIGPLKIHWYGLMYVAAFALLWILGKYRIKKGMIRLTVSEFEDLIFYGVMGVVAGGRLGYVLFYQPSYYFANPLHIFSVWDGGMSFHGGLIGVLVVLFIYAYKKGMTFFEVADFIAPLVPPGLAMGRIGNFINGELWGRPSDLPWAMIFPQGGPIARHPSQLYEMLAEGVILFAVVWIFSSRKRWVGQTSGVFMTGYGLARFLVEYTREPDSFLGTLSLGLSMGQWLSLPMILAGIGIFIWATKRSLPPSTV, from the coding sequence ATGATCGCTTACCCACAATTTAATCCGATTGCACTTGAAATCGGCCCGCTCAAAATCCACTGGTACGGTCTGATGTATGTGGCCGCGTTTGCCCTGCTCTGGATTCTCGGCAAGTATCGGATCAAAAAAGGCATGATACGGCTCACTGTCTCCGAATTTGAAGATCTGATCTTCTACGGTGTCATGGGGGTGGTGGCGGGCGGACGTCTGGGTTACGTTCTGTTTTATCAGCCGTCTTATTACTTCGCCAATCCGCTGCATATCTTTTCGGTCTGGGATGGTGGCATGTCATTTCATGGCGGACTGATCGGCGTGCTGGTTGTACTTTTCATTTACGCGTACAAAAAAGGCATGACATTTTTCGAAGTGGCAGACTTTATCGCCCCACTGGTGCCGCCAGGTCTGGCCATGGGCCGCATCGGCAATTTCATTAATGGCGAACTGTGGGGACGCCCTTCGGATCTGCCCTGGGCCATGATCTTTCCCCAGGGCGGCCCCATTGCCCGCCACCCCTCCCAGCTGTATGAAATGCTGGCCGAAGGGGTGATCCTGTTTGCGGTGGTATGGATATTCTCGTCCAGGAAACGCTGGGTCGGGCAAACCAGCGGCGTGTTTATGACTGGCTATGGCCTGGCCCGGTTCCTGGTGGAGTACACACGTGAACCAGATAGTTTCCTGGGCACGTTGAGTCTGGGGCTGTCCATGGGTCAGTGGCTGTCACTGCCCATGATTCTGGCGGGCATAGGAATCTTTATTTGGGCAACAAAAAGATCTCTCCCTCCATCGACAGTGTGA
- a CDS encoding NAD(P)-dependent oxidoreductase: MASITDKQYDQVPAKKVAFIGLGVMGFPMAGHLARAGHDVTVYNRTASKSADWVSEFGGNSAPTPAKAAEGADIVFCCVGNDNDLRSVTTGADGAFHGMKQNAVFVDHTTASADVARELAAAAREGQFNFIDAPVSGGQAGAVGGVLTIMCGGEPEVFERIKPVAGHFARAVTLLGEHGAGQLAKMVNQICIAGLVQGLSEAIAFGLRANLDMNAVLDVISKGAAQSWQMENRGKTMVEGKFDFGFAVDWMRKDLGLVLDEAKRNGALLPVTAVVDQFYAEVQQNGGQRFDTSSLITRLTPRK; encoded by the coding sequence ATGGCTTCAATTACAGACAAACAGTACGATCAGGTTCCGGCAAAAAAAGTTGCATTTATCGGCTTGGGGGTAATGGGCTTTCCAATGGCAGGACATCTGGCCCGTGCCGGTCATGACGTCACCGTCTACAACCGTACCGCCAGCAAGAGTGCCGACTGGGTCAGCGAATTTGGCGGCAACAGTGCCCCAACACCAGCCAAAGCCGCCGAAGGTGCGGACATCGTCTTTTGCTGTGTCGGTAACGATAACGACCTGCGCAGTGTCACTACCGGTGCAGATGGTGCCTTTCATGGGATGAAACAGAACGCCGTTTTTGTTGATCACACCACAGCGTCAGCCGATGTGGCGCGCGAACTGGCCGCGGCTGCCCGTGAAGGTCAATTCAATTTTATTGATGCACCTGTCTCCGGTGGTCAGGCCGGCGCGGTCGGCGGCGTGCTTACCATTATGTGCGGTGGCGAGCCCGAGGTTTTTGAACGTATCAAACCCGTAGCCGGTCACTTTGCACGGGCCGTCACGCTCCTGGGCGAACATGGTGCCGGCCAGCTGGCCAAAATGGTCAACCAGATTTGTATTGCCGGGCTGGTGCAGGGGCTGTCTGAAGCCATTGCCTTCGGCTTGCGTGCCAACCTGGATATGAATGCCGTGCTGGACGTTATCAGCAAAGGTGCCGCCCAGAGCTGGCAAATGGAAAACCGCGGCAAAACCATGGTAGAAGGCAAATTCGACTTCGGTTTCGCAGTAGACTGGATGCGCAAGGACCTCGGGCTGGTGCTGGATGAAGCCAAACGCAACGGTGCGCTGCTGCCGGTCACTGCCGTGGTTGACCAGTTCTATGCGGAAGTTCAGCAAAATGGCGGACAGCGTTTTGATACGTCCAGCCTCATCACCCGCCTCACACCACGTAAATAA
- the napH gene encoding quinol dehydrogenase ferredoxin subunit NapH, protein MTTVMAGKSMKKKERTGWRSWRWLIARRTVQLLLLFAFMAGPWLGWRIAQGNFASSEWFGVLDLSDPYILLQSLLAGHAVSSVAIVGALLIVLFYLVVGGRSYCSWLCPVNIVTDAALWLRDRLGIKRDRAFNKQTRLVILGATLIASVTTSVIAWEIINPVTILQRGLIFGMGLGWAVIAGVFLFDLLITRHGWCGYLCPVGAFYGTIGRFSRVRVRATHRDACEQCGACLRKCPEPHVIGPALRGEANAFVISGDCINCGACIDHCPNDVFEMSFRPLTWPTTSRPDLDATTPP, encoded by the coding sequence ATGACAACGGTGATGGCGGGTAAATCCATGAAGAAAAAGGAACGTACCGGCTGGCGCTCCTGGCGATGGCTGATAGCCCGGCGTACGGTTCAATTGCTCCTGCTGTTCGCGTTCATGGCGGGCCCCTGGCTGGGATGGCGCATCGCCCAGGGTAATTTCGCATCCAGTGAATGGTTCGGCGTACTCGATCTGTCAGATCCCTATATTCTGCTGCAATCACTGCTGGCGGGCCACGCCGTTTCCAGCGTCGCCATAGTCGGCGCTCTTCTGATCGTGCTGTTTTACTTAGTCGTTGGCGGTCGTAGCTATTGCAGCTGGTTATGCCCGGTCAACATCGTCACCGATGCCGCCCTGTGGTTACGCGACCGCCTGGGAATCAAACGCGACCGCGCCTTCAATAAGCAAACGCGCCTTGTCATTCTCGGCGCTACCCTGATAGCCAGCGTAACCACAAGTGTGATTGCCTGGGAAATCATCAATCCGGTCACTATCCTGCAACGCGGACTGATATTCGGCATGGGCCTGGGATGGGCTGTAATCGCCGGCGTATTCCTGTTCGATCTATTGATTACCCGCCATGGTTGGTGCGGATACCTGTGCCCGGTGGGCGCCTTCTATGGCACCATTGGACGATTCAGCCGGGTCCGGGTGCGGGCGACCCATCGCGACGCCTGTGAACAATGCGGCGCCTGTCTGAGAAAATGCCCCGAACCGCATGTCATTGGTCCGGCCCTGCGCGGTGAAGCCAATGCATTTGTGATATCGGGCGATTGCATCAATTGCGGCGCCTGCATCGACCACTGCCCCAATGATGTCTTCGAAATGAGCTTTCGTCCGCTGACATGGCCAACGACCAGTCGACCAGACCTGGATGCAACCACACCACCATAA
- the napG gene encoding ferredoxin-type protein NapG, which produces MGQEKPSDTTRISEKRRDLLKTSVRAAGALGVTWLALDTAADAASEAEPQALRPPGALDEAAFLSACVRCGLCVRACPYDILSLATLDGPAQVGTPYFIARDDPCRMCKDIPCAKACPTGALDSDMAHIEEADMGVAVLVGHETCLNYKGLNCSICYRVCPVRGEAITLETHQINGQQRIIPTVHSDACTGCGTCEKHCVIREAAIRVLPRKLGLGQEGRNPSGRL; this is translated from the coding sequence ATGGGTCAGGAAAAACCGTCAGATACGACACGCATTTCGGAAAAACGCCGTGACCTGCTGAAGACGTCGGTACGCGCGGCCGGCGCGCTGGGCGTGACATGGCTCGCTCTGGATACTGCGGCCGACGCTGCTTCAGAGGCCGAGCCGCAAGCGTTGCGACCACCCGGCGCGCTGGACGAAGCGGCCTTTTTGTCTGCCTGTGTACGTTGTGGTCTGTGTGTCCGGGCCTGCCCTTATGACATTCTCTCACTAGCCACCCTGGACGGTCCGGCCCAGGTCGGCACGCCCTACTTTATTGCGCGAGACGATCCGTGCCGAATGTGCAAAGACATCCCCTGTGCGAAAGCCTGTCCCACCGGCGCACTCGACAGCGATATGGCACATATCGAAGAAGCCGACATGGGCGTGGCGGTACTGGTGGGGCACGAAACCTGTCTGAACTACAAGGGACTCAATTGCAGTATTTGCTATCGGGTCTGCCCCGTTCGCGGCGAAGCCATTACGCTGGAAACCCATCAGATTAACGGTCAGCAGCGCATTATCCCGACCGTTCACTCCGATGCATGCACGGGCTGCGGCACCTGTGAAAAGCATTGTGTGATCAGGGAAGCGGCAATACGTGTCCTGCCTCGCAAGCTGGGGCTGGGACAGGAAGGCAGAAACCCATCAGGACGATTGTAA
- a CDS encoding SIMPL domain-containing protein (The SIMPL domain is named for its presence in mouse protein SIMPL (signalling molecule that associates with mouse pelle-like kinase). Bacterial member BP26, from Brucella, was shown to assemble into a channel-like structure, while YggE from E. coli has been associated with resistance to oxidative stress.), producing the protein MARFFLEARMPRTFPHTLLSKATLIAMLTVGAVALPAVAVQAQPATTSPAGATASEPTLALSASASETVAQDTVTLTLNKEVRGDNQVELSRSVNEAMNKVRDKAKADKDLEVRTGSYQVWFERDNNRPVQPAAAGTRAANAAGDGKGEDAGGTWVARGELLITSKNMEKASQFAADVDEQMALDGIRFTLSREARETIEKRLLAATTKAFKTRAQEAVAALEFGGYRIKSLRLGDVGQPESYQPRMMAMSAAKAGPAIEAGKETVTLSMEGEIFLLPK; encoded by the coding sequence ATGGCTCGTTTTTTTTTGGAGGCCCGTATGCCGCGCACCTTTCCCCACACATTGTTATCCAAAGCGACGCTGATCGCCATGCTCACGGTTGGCGCCGTCGCCCTGCCCGCTGTTGCGGTACAGGCTCAGCCGGCCACAACAAGTCCTGCCGGTGCAACAGCATCAGAGCCGACGCTGGCGCTGAGCGCATCGGCTTCCGAAACCGTGGCTCAGGATACCGTTACGCTGACGCTGAATAAAGAAGTTCGGGGCGACAATCAGGTCGAACTGTCGCGCAGCGTCAATGAAGCCATGAATAAAGTTCGCGATAAAGCCAAGGCGGACAAGGACCTTGAAGTGCGCACGGGTTCCTATCAGGTGTGGTTTGAGCGGGATAATAATCGGCCGGTTCAGCCTGCGGCAGCGGGTACGCGGGCTGCCAATGCCGCGGGTGATGGCAAAGGCGAGGATGCGGGCGGTACCTGGGTCGCGCGTGGCGAATTGCTCATTACTTCAAAGAACATGGAAAAGGCCAGCCAGTTTGCGGCCGATGTGGATGAACAGATGGCATTGGACGGGATTCGGTTCACCCTCTCACGCGAAGCCCGCGAGACCATTGAAAAGCGCCTGCTTGCTGCAACCACCAAGGCCTTCAAAACCCGGGCACAGGAGGCAGTGGCAGCGCTGGAGTTTGGCGGTTATCGCATCAAGTCGTTGCGGCTGGGTGATGTGGGCCAACCCGAAAGCTACCAGCCACGCATGATGGCAATGAGCGCCGCCAAGGCCGGCCCTGCTATTGAGGCCGGCAAGGAAACGGTCACACTGTCGATGGAGGGAGAGATCTTTTTGTTGCCCAAATAA
- a CDS encoding proline--tRNA ligase — MLASKFHLNTLKEAPAEAEIISHQLMTRAGMIRKHAGGIYTYMPLALKTLRKVENIVRDEMNRAGAIELLMPVVQPAELWMESGRWVQYGAELLRIKDRHQRDFVLQPTSEEVITDIARNEIHSWRQLPVNFYHIQTKFRDERRPRFGLMRGREFTMKDAYSFDRDEASAQASYDAMYNAYVNIFSRLGLTFRAVAADTGSIGGDRSHEFQVIADTGEDLIVYNPDSQYAANIELADAPCLLASRAAPAEALREVETPNASKCEIVAEQLNVSLEKTVKAVVFMTTPAEGPGQLWLLMVRGDHEVNEVKIGKLPAFKDGYRMATEEEIMEYFGSKPGFLGPVKTVKPIHMLADRTVANMADFICGANREDYHFAGVNWGRDLPEPEVADLRNVVEGDPATDAPGKLAIQRGIEVGHVFFLGDKYSEKLKATFLNEQGKPEPLQMGCYGIGISRIMAAAIEQNHDDKGIIWPLAMAPFEVVICPIGWHKSEAVQQQAQQLYDTLRQDGVDVILDDRDVRPGVMFSEWELIGVPIRITIGDRGLKDGMVELQARSWPEARKVPVAEMLTSIKSLYSELKNTL; from the coding sequence ATGTTAGCCTCAAAATTTCACCTAAATACTTTAAAAGAAGCCCCTGCAGAAGCAGAAATCATCAGTCATCAGCTCATGACACGTGCCGGCATGATCCGCAAGCACGCCGGTGGTATCTACACTTATATGCCGCTGGCCCTCAAAACCCTGCGCAAGGTCGAGAACATCGTGCGCGACGAAATGAACCGTGCAGGCGCCATCGAGTTGCTCATGCCGGTGGTGCAACCAGCCGAGCTGTGGATGGAATCCGGCCGCTGGGTACAATACGGCGCTGAACTGCTGCGCATCAAGGACCGCCACCAGCGCGATTTCGTGCTTCAGCCTACTTCCGAAGAGGTCATCACCGACATCGCCCGCAACGAAATTCACAGCTGGCGCCAGTTGCCTGTCAACTTCTATCATATTCAGACCAAATTCCGCGACGAGCGCCGCCCCCGCTTTGGCCTGATGCGCGGTCGCGAATTCACCATGAAAGACGCGTACTCGTTTGACCGTGACGAAGCATCGGCTCAGGCCAGCTACGACGCCATGTACAACGCCTATGTGAACATTTTTTCTCGGCTGGGTCTGACCTTCCGCGCCGTCGCCGCCGACACCGGCTCCATTGGCGGTGACCGCAGCCATGAATTCCAGGTTATTGCCGATACCGGCGAAGACCTGATCGTCTACAACCCCGACTCTCAATACGCAGCCAACATTGAACTGGCCGATGCCCCCTGCCTGCTTGCGTCGCGTGCAGCCCCGGCCGAAGCATTAAGGGAAGTAGAAACACCCAATGCCAGCAAATGCGAAATCGTCGCAGAACAGTTGAATGTCAGCCTGGAAAAAACCGTCAAGGCGGTGGTCTTTATGACCACGCCGGCAGAAGGCCCCGGCCAGTTGTGGCTGCTGATGGTCCGTGGCGACCATGAAGTCAATGAAGTCAAAATCGGCAAACTGCCTGCATTCAAGGACGGCTACCGCATGGCAACCGAAGAGGAAATCATGGAGTACTTCGGCTCCAAACCCGGGTTTCTGGGACCGGTCAAAACCGTCAAACCCATCCATATGCTGGCCGACCGCACCGTTGCCAATATGGCCGATTTCATCTGTGGCGCCAATCGCGAAGACTATCACTTTGCAGGCGTAAACTGGGGCCGAGACCTGCCCGAACCCGAAGTGGCCGACCTGCGTAATGTGGTCGAAGGCGATCCGGCCACCGACGCTCCTGGCAAGCTGGCCATCCAGCGCGGTATCGAAGTGGGCCATGTGTTCTTTCTGGGCGACAAATATTCGGAAAAGCTCAAGGCCACATTCCTGAATGAACAGGGCAAGCCCGAGCCGCTGCAAATGGGCTGCTACGGTATCGGAATCAGCCGCATCATGGCCGCAGCCATTGAACAAAACCACGACGACAAGGGCATTATCTGGCCACTGGCCATGGCGCCGTTCGAAGTCGTCATCTGCCCTATCGGCTGGCACAAAAGCGAAGCCGTGCAGCAACAGGCTCAGCAACTCTACGATACCCTGCGCCAGGACGGCGTAGACGTCATTCTGGATGATCGCGATGTGCGCCCAGGCGTCATGTTTTCTGAATGGGAGCTGATAGGTGTTCCAATTCGTATCACAATTGGCGATCGCGGACTGAAAGATGGTATGGTGGAACTACAGGCGCGCAGTTGGCCAGAGGCGCGCAAGGTGCCTGTTGCAGAAATGTTAACAAGCATCAAATCCCTTTATAGCGAGCTGAAAAACACGTTATGA
- a CDS encoding Lrp/AsnC family transcriptional regulator: MSINTLDKTDRQILNLLQTNGRLSNQDLADKIALSPSPCLRRVKRLEEEGYIKGYTARVDADKIGRGLIAFVSIRLNKHSGSSHAPMQDFNRDVQLWPEVVECHSMSGDMDYLLRVQVQDLAAFSAFAMNVLMQHPSVVDMRSSFALGKIKESGALQV; encoded by the coding sequence ATGTCAATAAACACACTGGATAAAACAGACCGGCAAATTCTTAACCTTTTGCAGACAAATGGCCGGCTCAGCAACCAGGATCTGGCAGATAAAATAGCGCTTTCTCCCAGCCCCTGTTTGCGCCGTGTCAAGCGGCTGGAAGAAGAGGGCTATATCAAAGGATACACCGCCCGGGTGGATGCCGACAAAATCGGGCGCGGCCTGATTGCATTTGTATCCATTCGGCTCAACAAACACAGCGGCTCCAGCCATGCGCCCATGCAGGATTTCAATCGTGATGTTCAGCTGTGGCCCGAAGTCGTCGAGTGCCATTCCATGTCGGGTGATATGGATTATTTGTTGCGTGTGCAGGTGCAGGACCTGGCCGCGTTTTCTGCCTTTGCCATGAACGTATTGATGCAACATCCGTCTGTGGTCGATATGAGATCAAGCTTTGCATTGGGGAAAATCAAGGAAAGCGGGGCGCTGCAGGTGTAA
- the msrA gene encoding peptide-methionine (S)-S-oxide reductase MsrA, whose translation MTNQTEIAVLGSGCFWCSEAVFQQLQGVISVQSGYSGGHVQNPSYEQVCGKDTGHIEVVQIEFDPAIISYQDLLDIFFDTHDPTTPDRQGNDVGPQYASAIFWQTDVQKETATQVINARQADFADPIVTKLLPAAPFWPAESYHDDYFIQHPNQSYCAFVISPKVEKFKKRYSDKLKS comes from the coding sequence TTGACAAATCAAACTGAAATCGCAGTATTGGGCAGTGGCTGCTTCTGGTGTTCAGAGGCCGTATTCCAGCAGTTGCAGGGCGTTATTTCCGTGCAATCGGGCTATAGCGGCGGCCATGTACAGAATCCGAGTTATGAACAGGTCTGTGGCAAGGACACGGGTCACATAGAAGTGGTGCAGATTGAGTTTGATCCGGCCATCATTAGTTATCAGGATCTGCTGGATATTTTCTTTGATACGCATGATCCGACCACGCCCGACCGTCAGGGTAACGATGTGGGCCCGCAGTATGCCTCTGCCATTTTCTGGCAGACAGATGTGCAGAAAGAAACGGCCACGCAGGTTATTAACGCCAGACAGGCCGATTTTGCTGACCCTATCGTAACCAAATTGCTGCCGGCTGCGCCATTCTGGCCGGCAGAAAGCTATCACGACGATTATTTCATTCAGCATCCAAACCAGTCTTACTGCGCATTTGTGATTTCGCCAAAAGTGGAGAAATTTAAAAAGCGGTATTCTGATAAGCTTAAAAGTTAA
- a CDS encoding c-type cytochrome — translation MAVSIAAVNITPARAQTLTDGPQLARAKICMGCHQVDSRRVGPPFVAVADRYKAGGQPMVEYLANSIRHGGRGRWGAVPMPAQPQVTEEEATALAAWILSLASPAK, via the coding sequence ATTGCAGTTAGCATTGCTGCAGTTAACATCACACCAGCCCGGGCGCAAACGCTGACTGACGGGCCGCAACTGGCCAGGGCTAAGATCTGTATGGGCTGTCACCAGGTGGACAGCCGTCGCGTAGGCCCGCCGTTTGTGGCCGTGGCCGACAGATACAAGGCAGGCGGGCAGCCTATGGTTGAATATCTGGCTAATAGCATTCGTCATGGCGGGCGTGGTCGCTGGGGTGCTGTGCCTATGCCGGCACAGCCTCAGGTAACGGAAGAAGAGGCCACTGCGCTGGCTGCCTGGATTCTGTCGCTTGCCAGTCCGGCAAAATAG
- a CDS encoding cell division protein ZapA: MERIDVSILGRDFSLACNPEEKQKLLSAVKLADQLMLKIKGSGGMTSASNERIAVMACIQMASDLLSVKSADEGFGGMQYGQFKSKIEELNALLDSGLNDLKKL; this comes from the coding sequence ATGGAACGCATAGATGTCTCTATTTTGGGGCGCGATTTTTCCCTGGCGTGTAATCCTGAAGAAAAGCAAAAACTGCTGTCCGCTGTTAAACTTGCCGATCAGCTTATGCTGAAAATCAAGGGTTCCGGCGGCATGACCTCTGCCAGTAATGAACGCATTGCGGTCATGGCGTGTATTCAGATGGCATCGGATTTGCTCTCTGTTAAATCTGCCGATGAGGGCTTCGGCGGTATGCAATATGGGCAATTCAAGAGTAAAATAGAGGAACTCAATGCGTTGCTGGATTCCGGTCTTAATGATCTGAAAAAACTTTAA
- the azu gene encoding azurin: MKSQFVCAMLLSASPFLCWAQSCEITVESGDTMRFSERSISVPKSCETFKVTLKHTGHMPKTAMGHNWVLGKSSEIDAIIKEGQAAGRENDFLKPDDERIIAKTALIGGGESADTTITASKLKAGESYTFICSYPGHWSMMRGTLKLEA; this comes from the coding sequence ATGAAATCTCAATTTGTATGTGCCATGCTGTTGTCAGCCAGTCCATTCCTTTGCTGGGCGCAATCGTGTGAAATCACCGTCGAATCCGGTGATACCATGCGTTTTAGCGAGCGCTCTATCAGCGTTCCCAAATCCTGCGAGACATTCAAGGTTACGCTCAAGCATACCGGACATATGCCCAAAACGGCCATGGGGCACAATTGGGTGCTGGGCAAAAGCAGTGAAATTGATGCCATCATTAAGGAAGGCCAGGCAGCGGGTCGTGAGAATGATTTTCTCAAGCCTGACGATGAACGTATTATTGCCAAGACAGCCCTGATCGGTGGCGGAGAAAGCGCAGATACGACCATCACCGCCAGCAAGCTCAAGGCTGGCGAATCCTATACCTTTATTTGTTCTTATCCGGGGCATTGGAGCATGATGCGCGGCACCCTCAAGCTGGAGGCATAA
- the hppD gene encoding 4-hydroxyphenylpyruvate dioxygenase — protein MSATTFTPWDNPMGTNGFEFVEYTAPDPVALGKVFETLGFKAIARHRHKDVTLYRQGEINFLINAEKDSFAQRFARLHGPSICAIAFRVDDATKAYRRALELGAWGFDSGSGPMELNIPAIKGIGDSLIYLVDRWKGKNGTGGIGDISIYDVDFVAIDPSTAEEDSNYKGAGLELIDHLTHNVHKGRMAEWAEFYERLFNFREVRYFDIEGKVTGVKSKAMTSPCGKIRIPINEEGTEEKGQIQEYLDMYRGEGIQHIALGTNTIYDTIENLRTRQLRFLDTPDTYYELLDTRLPNHGEDVERLKKNRILLDGGPNNDLLLQIFTENQIGPIFFEIIQRKGNEGFGEGNFKALFESIELDQMRRGVVRAVE, from the coding sequence ATGTCTGCAACAACATTTACCCCTTGGGACAACCCGATGGGCACAAACGGCTTTGAATTTGTTGAATATACTGCACCCGACCCCGTTGCGCTCGGAAAAGTATTTGAAACCCTGGGTTTTAAAGCAATTGCCCGGCACCGTCACAAAGACGTGACGCTCTACCGCCAGGGCGAAATCAATTTTCTGATCAATGCCGAGAAAGACTCTTTTGCCCAGCGCTTTGCCCGTCTGCATGGCCCCTCCATCTGTGCCATTGCATTCCGGGTCGATGACGCCACCAAGGCGTATCGGCGCGCGCTCGAACTGGGCGCCTGGGGTTTTGACTCCGGCAGCGGCCCGATGGAACTGAATATTCCGGCCATCAAGGGCATCGGAGACTCACTTATCTATCTGGTAGACCGCTGGAAAGGCAAAAATGGTACCGGCGGTATTGGTGACATCAGCATCTATGACGTGGATTTTGTGGCGATTGATCCGTCTACTGCCGAAGAAGACTCGAACTATAAGGGCGCGGGGCTGGAGCTGATTGATCACCTTACTCACAACGTTCACAAGGGCCGTATGGCCGAATGGGCCGAGTTTTACGAACGCCTGTTCAACTTCCGGGAAGTGCGCTACTTCGATATTGAAGGCAAGGTAACCGGTGTCAAATCCAAGGCCATGACCTCGCCTTGCGGCAAGATCCGCATCCCCATCAATGAAGAAGGCACCGAAGAAAAAGGACAGATTCAGGAATATCTTGATATGTATCGCGGTGAGGGTATCCAGCATATCGCTCTGGGCACCAATACGATTTATGACACCATCGAAAACCTGCGCACCCGCCAGTTGCGTTTTCTGGATACACCCGACACCTACTACGAACTGCTTGACACCCGCCTGCCCAATCACGGTGAAGATGTCGAGCGCCTTAAGAAAAACCGCATTCTGCTTGACGGTGGGCCAAACAATGACCTGCTGCTGCAAATTTTCACCGAAAACCAGATCGGTCCGATTTTCTTTGAGATCATTCAACGCAAGGGCAATGAAGGGTTTGGTGAAGGCAACTTCAAGGCGCTGTTCGAATCCATCGAGCTGGATCAGATGCGTCGCGGGGTTGTGCGCGCCGTAGAGTAA
- the tolQ gene encoding protein TolQ, with protein sequence MQPTTPEEMSIISLIINASLPVQIIMLILVIISVLSWTYIISKRIALKRARNQTRDFEDSFWKGGDLTTLHQSIAQNSEQEGPLARIFEAGMDEFLKARRNGVKEVNALLEGPNRAMRATYQRELDAMDSNLNFLASAGSVSPYIGLLGTVWGIMHSFIGLSGTAQATLAAVAPGIAEALIATAIGLFAAIPAVLAYNHFSNDIDKLASRFDSFIDEFLNILQRQVR encoded by the coding sequence ATGCAACCTACCACCCCTGAAGAGATGTCGATTATCTCGCTGATCATCAACGCGAGCTTACCCGTACAGATCATCATGCTGATTCTGGTGATCATTTCGGTTCTATCCTGGACCTATATCATCAGCAAGCGCATCGCGCTCAAGCGCGCACGCAATCAGACTCGGGATTTTGAAGATTCGTTCTGGAAAGGCGGCGACCTCACTACCCTGCATCAGTCCATTGCCCAGAACAGCGAACAGGAAGGCCCGCTGGCACGCATTTTTGAAGCCGGCATGGATGAATTCCTCAAGGCACGCCGCAACGGTGTCAAGGAAGTCAATGCCCTGCTCGAAGGCCCGAACCGGGCCATGCGCGCGACCTATCAGCGCGAACTCGATGCCATGGACTCCAATCTGAACTTTCTGGCCTCTGCCGGCTCGGTCAGCCCCTACATCGGTCTGCTGGGTACTGTCTGGGGGATTATGCACTCGTTCATCGGCCTGTCCGGCACTGCCCAGGCAACACTGGCTGCGGTTGCCCCTGGTATCGCCGAAGCCCTGATCGCAACGGCTATTGGTCTTTTCGCCGCGATTCCTGCCGTATTGGCGTACAACCATTTTTCGAATGATATCGACAAACTGGCCAGCCGCTTCGACAGTTTTATTGATGAATTTCTGAATATTTTGCAACGCCAGGTTCGCTAA
- the ybgC gene encoding tol-pal system-associated acyl-CoA thioesterase, translated as MENYFHFPVRVYYEDTDAGGVVFYANYLKFFERARTEWLRHLGVSQTALAGSERLIFIVVNTQLRYRSPARLDDLLDINSRITKMGAASVHFEQVAERDGTRLVESQIQVCCVNADTFRPAPIPMPIRQLFPFVQD; from the coding sequence TTGGAAAATTATTTTCATTTTCCCGTTCGCGTTTATTACGAAGATACCGACGCGGGTGGCGTGGTGTTTTATGCCAATTACCTGAAGTTCTTCGAACGCGCCCGCACCGAGTGGCTACGCCACCTCGGGGTCAGTCAGACCGCGCTGGCAGGCAGTGAGCGACTGATATTCATCGTGGTCAACACGCAATTGCGCTATCGGTCACCCGCGCGGCTGGATGACCTGCTGGATATCAACAGCCGGATTACCAAAATGGGCGCCGCGTCCGTCCATTTTGAACAAGTAGCAGAACGCGATGGCACCCGACTGGTAGAAAGCCAGATTCAGGTATGCTGTGTAAATGCGGACACATTTCGTCCGGCTCCCATTCCAATGCCTATCCGACAACTATTTCCTTTCGTGCAGGACTAG